Proteins encoded together in one Bacteroides ovatus window:
- a CDS encoding fimbrillin family protein: MKKSLTFIFAAALLVSCQQEENEATTPANSRITISPIITRATEVNFETGDKIGVTITQNGDFVYAENKQMTYNDGVFAGDLLWYPEGNDKSQIVAYYPYKESNTPASFTVETDQTSGYGASDFMAAKKSDVLPTTNVISMNFKHMFTKLVINVTKEVEANISSIALKGSIPTATLDLSALTVTADANASATSIVAQAVKANETYRAIIVPQTVALTLEVATSDGKTLSQKLTSTTLAQGGQYSVNIRVLPDDIEVKLSGDIENWTDEGEIGADNEIPFEEHLDQNYFLYDNVKYKTVTLSNGTTWMAEPLIYLPKGYTPSSDPTADSHVWYPYEITADGATVATTKESAIKELGYLYDFQAALGGKEITDSNLTSFEGAQGICPKGWHIPTRLEYFNLVGKTTNDADGKVPADGDKALFYDTAYDGAKISSLMDAGFNYQFSGVRMATSLTGAGSYQKTAIADDAKIQAAWHGKPAMNYLMTSTAYKPIYNSTSGLLTNIQFFGLMSTINATKYPEGRLSLSYVSIKAGMQVRCIRDQAGN, encoded by the coding sequence ATGAAAAAGAGTTTGACATTTATCTTCGCAGCAGCGCTTTTGGTCTCTTGTCAGCAGGAAGAGAACGAAGCTACGACTCCTGCAAACAGTCGCATTACTATCTCTCCCATTATTACACGTGCTACGGAAGTTAACTTTGAAACCGGAGATAAAATCGGTGTTACAATCACCCAAAACGGTGACTTCGTATATGCAGAGAATAAACAGATGACATACAATGACGGAGTATTTGCAGGCGATTTACTCTGGTACCCGGAAGGAAATGACAAATCGCAAATAGTAGCCTATTATCCCTATAAAGAGAGTAATACTCCGGCTTCATTTACTGTTGAAACCGATCAGACTAGTGGATATGGAGCGTCAGATTTTATGGCAGCAAAGAAATCGGATGTACTTCCGACTACCAACGTTATAAGCATGAACTTCAAACACATGTTTACTAAATTAGTGATTAATGTAACAAAGGAAGTAGAAGCTAACATCTCGTCTATCGCATTGAAAGGTTCCATCCCGACTGCAACTCTTGATTTGAGTGCTCTCACAGTGACTGCTGATGCAAACGCCTCCGCAACAAGCATTGTTGCACAAGCCGTTAAAGCGAATGAGACATACCGCGCCATTATCGTTCCCCAAACAGTAGCCTTGACGCTTGAAGTAGCAACATCTGACGGCAAGACCTTGTCACAGAAGCTCACATCTACCACTTTGGCACAAGGAGGACAATACAGTGTGAACATTCGCGTGTTACCTGACGATATAGAAGTCAAACTTAGTGGTGACATTGAAAACTGGACAGATGAGGGTGAAATTGGAGCTGATAATGAGATTCCTTTCGAGGAACATCTCGATCAGAACTATTTCCTGTATGATAATGTAAAATATAAGACTGTAACTCTCTCAAACGGTACGACATGGATGGCTGAACCGCTTATTTATTTACCGAAAGGGTATACTCCTTCAAGTGATCCAACTGCTGATAGCCATGTTTGGTATCCGTATGAAATCACAGCCGACGGTGCAACCGTAGCTACAACAAAAGAAAGTGCCATAAAAGAATTAGGTTATCTATATGATTTCCAGGCTGCACTGGGTGGTAAAGAAATTACTGATAGTAATCTGACCTCCTTTGAAGGAGCACAAGGAATCTGCCCGAAAGGATGGCACATACCGACACGTCTGGAGTACTTTAATCTGGTAGGAAAAACAACGAATGATGCCGACGGCAAGGTACCGGCTGATGGTGATAAAGCTCTTTTTTATGATACAGCTTATGATGGAGCCAAAATATCATCACTGATGGATGCAGGATTCAATTACCAATTCTCCGGTGTTCGTATGGCAACAAGTCTTACAGGCGCCGGCAGCTACCAAAAAACTGCAATAGCAGATGACGCCAAGATTCAAGCTGCGTGGCATGGAAAACCGGCAATGAATTATCTCATGACTTCGACCGCCTACAAGCCCATATACAATAGTACCAGCGGCCTACTAACCAATATACAGTTCTTTGGATTAATGAGTACAATCAATGCAACCAAGTATCCGGAAGGCAGATTATCATTATCTTATGTTAGCATTAAAGCCGGTATGCAAGTTCGTTGCATAAGGGATCAAGCCGGCAACTAA
- a CDS encoding DUF6850 family outer membrane beta-barrel protein, with protein sequence MSEMKKIYITGLWILCLTSGVSAQTYDIIERRNSWNAGTNVTGIMMDSISASYAELYGKNNHGDFHNYYEAKEAWSAGAVAKSITHLKGYSLTGSFSFDHTSGKDMSGSMFIHPGFYPVDLLEFTPGRKDLQTYTFMGGIATDISPNWRLGGKIDFAASNYSKRKDLRHTNYRLDLKIAPSVMYHSGDMAIGFSYILGKNSESVKAEVIGTAENSYNAFLDKGLMYGAYEAWDGSGIHLSESGVNGFPIKELSNGGALQLQWKGFYGDAEYTYSSGSAGERDAIWFKFPTHRITSHLSYHFKQEKKEHFLRLNLQWSHLVNNENVITKETVNGITTTHVHGSNRIFEQDVFSVHPEYELISPRTELRLGTNISTFRRLTTQMYPYVVSEKMICSQTYISSVFHLGKLDLKAAASFAIGNFTEKNRTTATDTEPGDPPYRLTDYYNLKNEYATAPQATFHLGLRYHFNYGIYAEVQGSYTHGFNLQYIDGSNRWNETIKLGYTF encoded by the coding sequence ATGAGTGAGATGAAGAAAATATATATAACAGGCCTTTGGATCCTATGTCTGACATCCGGAGTTTCGGCGCAGACTTATGACATCATCGAACGGCGTAACTCCTGGAATGCCGGGACAAATGTCACAGGTATCATGATGGACAGTATTTCTGCTTCCTATGCCGAACTGTACGGAAAGAATAACCACGGTGATTTCCACAACTATTACGAAGCAAAAGAAGCATGGAGTGCCGGAGCGGTAGCAAAGTCCATCACTCATCTGAAAGGCTATTCACTGACGGGTTCATTCTCATTCGATCATACTTCAGGCAAGGATATGAGCGGTTCGATGTTTATCCACCCAGGATTTTATCCCGTAGACCTCCTGGAGTTCACACCCGGACGTAAAGACTTGCAAACTTACACTTTCATGGGTGGTATTGCAACTGATATTTCACCCAACTGGCGATTAGGAGGAAAGATAGACTTTGCCGCTTCCAACTATTCCAAACGAAAGGACTTGCGGCATACCAATTACCGACTGGATTTGAAAATAGCCCCCAGCGTCATGTATCATTCGGGAGATATGGCGATCGGCTTTTCCTATATTCTCGGTAAAAACAGTGAATCAGTGAAAGCAGAAGTCATCGGTACAGCCGAAAACTCTTACAATGCTTTTCTGGATAAAGGACTTATGTATGGAGCTTACGAGGCATGGGACGGGAGTGGAATCCATCTTAGTGAATCGGGTGTCAACGGTTTCCCCATCAAAGAATTGTCGAACGGGGGAGCCTTGCAACTTCAATGGAAAGGATTTTACGGAGATGCTGAATACACGTATTCTTCAGGTTCTGCCGGTGAAAGAGATGCTATCTGGTTTAAATTTCCAACCCACCGAATTACCTCCCATTTGAGTTATCATTTCAAACAGGAAAAGAAAGAGCATTTTCTGCGACTGAACTTGCAATGGTCACATCTGGTCAACAACGAAAATGTGATAACCAAAGAAACTGTGAACGGGATAACGACCACTCACGTACACGGTTCCAATCGTATTTTTGAGCAGGATGTTTTCTCCGTCCATCCCGAATATGAATTGATTAGTCCCCGCACGGAACTTCGCCTGGGAACGAATATATCAACATTCAGACGACTGACCACACAGATGTATCCTTATGTGGTTTCGGAAAAGATGATTTGTAGCCAGACTTATATCTCCAGCGTATTTCATCTGGGGAAACTCGACCTGAAAGCGGCTGCATCCTTTGCCATAGGAAACTTTACCGAGAAAAACAGGACTACGGCAACAGATACGGAACCGGGTGATCCGCCTTATCGGCTGACTGATTATTACAATCTGAAAAATGAATATGCAACCGCCCCACAAGCGACATTTCATCTCGGATTGCGCTATCATTTCAACTATGGAATTTATGCGGAAGTACAGGGTAGTTATACGCACGGTTTCAACCTGCAATATATAGATGGTTCGAACCGTTGGAACGAGACTATCAAATTAGGATATACTTTTTGA
- a CDS encoding DUF4876 domain-containing protein, producing MKQFIYILLLTVTGIFAGCTDIDKENPYDNQLHSLQVTAVYPDGYTDHLREGVTVKIEDVDRGNSYKAKTDKNGVAQFSLTKGIYRVQVSDKGGKDIFNGLADNVKLTSGDISLNLPLIHSKAGTIIIKEIYCGGCTKLPLEGNYQSDKYIILHNNDSEVQYLDSLCFGALDPYNSQATNVWVTQDEATGATIFKDFAPIVQCIWQFGGTGKTFPLQPGEDAVIAINGAVDHAAQYPQSVNLNKPGYFVCYNNVYFPNTQYHPAPGDQITPDHYLNVVLKTGQANAYSFSIFSPAAVIFKAKDTTIQDFVLKEGSVIQKPGSTTDQVIAIPLDWVIDGTEVYYGGSSNNKKRISPSIDAGYVTQSATYNGRSLYRHVDEEATQEAGYEVLVDTNNSSTDFYEREKQSLHE from the coding sequence ATGAAACAATTCATCTACATATTATTACTAACAGTGACTGGCATCTTTGCGGGATGCACAGATATCGATAAAGAGAATCCGTATGACAACCAGTTGCACAGCCTGCAGGTTACTGCCGTATATCCGGACGGATACACGGATCATCTCCGGGAAGGAGTGACCGTAAAGATTGAAGATGTCGACCGTGGAAATTCTTACAAGGCTAAAACCGACAAGAATGGAGTGGCGCAATTCTCTTTGACCAAAGGTATATACCGCGTACAAGTCAGCGACAAAGGCGGAAAGGATATTTTCAACGGATTAGCTGATAATGTCAAACTAACCAGCGGAGACATATCTCTTAATCTCCCACTCATTCATTCCAAGGCCGGGACGATCATTATTAAAGAGATTTACTGCGGAGGATGCACAAAGTTACCGCTGGAAGGAAATTATCAATCCGACAAGTACATTATCCTGCATAATAACGACTCGGAAGTGCAATATCTGGATAGTTTATGCTTCGGAGCACTCGACCCTTACAATTCACAAGCCACTAATGTATGGGTGACACAGGATGAAGCAACCGGAGCAACTATCTTCAAGGACTTTGCTCCCATCGTTCAGTGTATCTGGCAATTTGGCGGTACCGGTAAAACGTTCCCGCTTCAGCCGGGAGAAGATGCAGTGATTGCCATCAACGGAGCGGTTGACCATGCGGCACAATATCCGCAATCTGTCAACCTGAACAAACCCGGATATTTTGTATGCTATAATAATGTTTATTTTCCGAACACACAGTATCATCCGGCTCCGGGCGACCAGATCACACCGGATCATTACCTGAACGTAGTGTTGAAGACTGGTCAGGCGAACGCCTATTCATTCTCGATATTTTCTCCTGCCGCGGTTATTTTTAAAGCCAAGGATACCACGATACAGGACTTCGTTCTAAAAGAGGGAAGCGTCATACAAAAACCGGGAAGCACTACGGATCAGGTGATAGCGATACCACTTGACTGGGTGATTGATGGCACGGAAGTATATTATGGCGGTTCTTCCAACAATAAAAAGCGTATTTCTCCATCCATCGATGCGGGATATGTCACTCAAAGTGCCACATACAACGGACGCAGTTTATACCGTCATGTGGATGAAGAAGCGACACAGGAAGCGGGTTACGAAGTACTGGTAGATACAAACAACTCTTCTACCGATTTTTATGAACGGGAAAAACAATCTTTGCATGAGTGA